In Agromyces sp. 3263, a single genomic region encodes these proteins:
- a CDS encoding ABC transporter permease codes for MTTHAPAPPGAQANAPGHARDAVPQPRRTPARAASVFLSTHPRTRLALLLGAPLFWLGIVYIVALVLLLVTAFWSVDSFTGEISQTWTLDNIITVVTGSLYQTVTLRTLGVALAVTLIDVLLALPIAFFMAKVASPRMQRILVIAVLTPLWASYLVKAYAWRSVLSQDGILEWLVAPFGGHTPGYGLPATIITLSYLWLPYVILPIYAGLERVPDSLLEASADLGGRTWPTIRLVVFPLVLPAIIAGTIFSFSLSLGDYITVNIVGGANQMLGNLVYTNVGAANNLPLASAIALIPIVIIFGYLFLVRRTGALDNL; via the coding sequence ATGACGACGCACGCTCCCGCTCCGCCCGGCGCCCAGGCGAACGCGCCCGGCCACGCGCGTGACGCGGTGCCGCAGCCCCGCCGCACGCCGGCGCGCGCGGCATCCGTGTTCCTGAGCACCCACCCGCGCACCCGGCTGGCCCTGCTGCTCGGTGCACCGCTGTTCTGGCTCGGCATCGTCTACATCGTGGCGCTCGTGCTGCTGCTCGTCACCGCGTTCTGGTCGGTCGACAGCTTCACCGGCGAGATCAGCCAGACGTGGACGCTCGACAACATCATCACCGTGGTCACCGGGTCGCTGTACCAGACCGTGACCCTGCGCACCCTCGGCGTGGCCCTCGCGGTGACCCTGATCGACGTGCTCCTCGCGCTGCCCATCGCGTTCTTCATGGCGAAGGTCGCGTCGCCCCGGATGCAGCGCATCCTCGTCATCGCGGTGCTCACGCCGCTGTGGGCGTCGTACCTCGTCAAGGCGTACGCCTGGCGCTCGGTGCTCTCGCAGGACGGCATCCTCGAGTGGCTGGTGGCGCCGTTCGGCGGGCACACGCCGGGCTACGGCCTGCCGGCGACGATCATCACGCTGTCGTACCTCTGGCTGCCGTACGTGATCCTCCCCATCTATGCGGGACTGGAGCGCGTGCCCGACTCGCTGCTCGAGGCATCCGCGGATCTCGGAGGCCGCACGTGGCCGACCATTCGCCTGGTGGTCTTCCCGCTGGTGCTGCCCGCCATCATCGCGGGCACCATCTTCAGCTTCTCGCTGTCGCTCGGCGACTACATCACCGTGAACATCGTGGGCGGCGCGAACCAGATGCTCGGCAACCTCGTCTACACGAACGTGGGCGCGGCGAACAACCTGCCGCTCGCGTCGGCGATCGCGCTCATCCCGATCGTGATCATCTTCGGCTACCTCTTCCTCGTGCGGCGCACCGGCGCCCTCGACAACCTCTAG
- a CDS encoding ABC transporter permease, with protein sequence MRLSRLSRTTLGVVTGLILLLVYVPLLVVLVNSFSTSTSLTWPPPGFTLAWWGRAFQSAGAMEAVATSVQIAVVATIISLVLGTLISIALQRFSFFGRDAISLLIILPIALPGIITGIALNNFFRTIMGVPLSIWTVVIAHATFCIVTVFNNVIARLRRQGTNLEEASADLGAGVWTTFRLVTFPQLRSALLAGGLLAFALSFDEIIVTTFTAGSGVTTLPIFILNNMFRPNQAPVVSVIAVVLVVVSIIPIYIAQRLSGSEQQRR encoded by the coding sequence ATGCGACTCTCCCGACTCTCCCGCACGACGCTCGGCGTCGTGACGGGGCTGATCCTGCTCCTCGTCTACGTGCCGCTGCTCGTGGTGCTCGTGAATTCGTTCTCGACGTCGACCTCGCTGACCTGGCCGCCGCCCGGGTTCACGCTCGCGTGGTGGGGCCGCGCGTTCCAGAGCGCCGGGGCCATGGAGGCGGTGGCCACCAGCGTGCAGATCGCCGTGGTCGCGACGATCATCTCGCTCGTGCTCGGCACGCTCATCTCGATCGCGCTGCAGCGGTTCTCGTTCTTCGGCCGCGACGCGATCAGCCTGCTGATCATCCTGCCGATCGCGCTGCCCGGCATCATCACCGGTATCGCGCTGAACAACTTCTTCCGCACGATCATGGGAGTGCCGCTCTCGATCTGGACGGTCGTGATCGCCCACGCCACGTTCTGCATCGTCACCGTCTTCAACAACGTGATCGCGCGCCTGCGCCGACAGGGCACGAACCTCGAGGAGGCCTCGGCCGACCTCGGCGCCGGGGTGTGGACCACGTTCCGGCTGGTGACGTTCCCGCAGCTGCGGTCGGCGCTGCTCGCGGGCGGCCTGCTCGCGTTCGCGCTCTCCTTCGACGAGATCATCGTCACGACGTTCACCGCGGGATCGGGCGTCACGACGTTGCCCATCTTCATCCTGAACAACATGTTCCGGCCGAACCAGGCGCCGGTCGTGTCGGTGATCGCCGTCGTGCTCGTGGTCGTGTCGATCATCCCGATCTACATCGCGCAGCGGCTGTCGGGGTCGGAGCAGCAGCGACGGTAG
- a CDS encoding ExeM/NucH family extracellular endonuclease → MIHSVRRVAVTVAAASLLAVGVSATPALAAEPATDLLISEVVEGSSNNKAFEIANPTDAAIDLSTYSVAMYFNGSATSTLSVPLTGTVAAGDVHVVVNALAGAPLLAFSDQTVSGNWFNGDDALVLRHGDAVVDSFGQVGSDPGSEWGSGQASTQDNTLRRLASVCVGDTNTTDAFDPATQWAGFPVDTFDGLGSHTTDCGDVEPAAPVINEFSASTAGDDVEYVELLAEPGTDLSGLRVLEIEGDFAAGAPTAPGTVDEVISFGAPDADGRALATLPANALENGTVSLLLVQGFAGALGNDLDANDDGTLELPDGVTLVDAVAVNDGGAGDRTYGGVTLGVAYDGLAFAPGGASRIPDGADTDTSADWVRNDFDKAGIPGNTGTLIEGEALNTPGAANSTGNDPEPPGGANCEAPTVAIGSVQGATDVSPVVGSTVELEGTVVGDFQTGGFDGYYLQDAGDGNAATSDGIFVFASGGLDVALGDQVHVVGKVSEFFGMTEVTATGAAICATGGELPPAAQITLPADPAGYEALEGMRVTLPQSLKIEEYFEFGRFGTVTLGTERHMQPTAVYDAGSPEAIALAEANARDTITLDDGRSQENPDPAIHPNGEVFTLANTFRGGDLVANATGVLDYRFDTWGVQPTEGADFTSVNPRPAVPEVGGTTTVASFNVLNYFTTLNDRGANTAEEFERQEAKIVSAISQLDADVVGLIEIENNGGTAVNTLVDALNEVMGAGTYDAIDTGVVGTDAITTAFIYKPAEVEPVGRFAILDTSVDPRFLDDFNRPALAQTYRDLETGGDVTVVVNHLKSKGSDCNAVGDPTDPIGQGNCNGVRTAAAEALVDWLATGPTGAEPGRDLIIGDLNSYDKEDPIQVITGAGYTDLTLRDQGEFAYSYVFDGQLGYLDYALAGSGIADEVTKAEHWNINSDEPSLIDYDMTFKKPAQDALFAPDPFRSSDHDPVLIGLDLTPPDTTAPELVLTATPDRIFPPNNKWRTVTVDVEATDDSGGPVTVELVDAQAAGHKAEVRVVSDTEFQVVARIGAEYTFTYEATDASGNTAAQSVTVRVGP, encoded by the coding sequence ATGATCCACTCCGTCCGACGCGTCGCCGTCACCGTCGCCGCAGCATCGTTGCTGGCGGTCGGGGTGTCCGCGACTCCAGCGCTCGCGGCGGAACCCGCGACCGACCTGCTCATCAGCGAGGTCGTCGAGGGCAGCTCCAACAACAAGGCGTTCGAGATCGCGAACCCGACGGATGCCGCGATCGACCTCTCGACCTACTCGGTGGCCATGTACTTCAACGGCAGCGCCACGTCGACGCTCTCGGTGCCGCTCACGGGCACCGTGGCAGCAGGCGACGTGCACGTCGTCGTCAATGCGCTGGCGGGCGCGCCGCTGCTCGCGTTCTCCGACCAGACCGTCTCCGGCAACTGGTTCAACGGCGACGACGCCCTCGTGCTCCGCCACGGCGACGCGGTCGTCGACTCGTTCGGCCAGGTCGGGTCCGACCCGGGCAGCGAGTGGGGCTCCGGCCAGGCCTCCACCCAGGACAACACGTTGCGCCGCCTCGCCTCCGTGTGCGTCGGCGACACGAACACGACCGACGCGTTCGACCCCGCCACGCAGTGGGCCGGATTCCCCGTCGACACCTTCGACGGACTCGGATCGCACACGACCGACTGCGGCGACGTGGAGCCCGCGGCCCCGGTCATCAACGAGTTCTCGGCGAGCACCGCCGGCGACGACGTCGAGTACGTCGAGCTCCTCGCCGAGCCCGGCACCGACCTCAGTGGTCTTCGGGTCCTCGAGATCGAGGGCGACTTTGCGGCCGGCGCGCCCACCGCACCCGGCACGGTCGACGAGGTCATCTCGTTCGGCGCACCCGACGCCGACGGGCGGGCGCTGGCCACGCTCCCGGCCAACGCACTCGAGAACGGCACCGTCTCGCTCCTGCTCGTGCAGGGCTTCGCCGGAGCGCTCGGCAACGACCTCGACGCGAACGACGACGGCACGCTCGAACTGCCCGACGGGGTCACCCTCGTCGACGCCGTCGCGGTCAACGACGGCGGCGCCGGCGACCGGACCTACGGTGGCGTCACCCTCGGGGTCGCCTACGACGGGCTCGCCTTCGCGCCCGGCGGCGCCTCCCGCATCCCCGACGGCGCCGACACCGACACGTCGGCCGACTGGGTGCGCAACGACTTCGACAAGGCGGGCATCCCGGGCAACACCGGCACCCTCATCGAGGGCGAGGCGCTCAACACGCCGGGTGCGGCGAACTCGACCGGCAACGACCCCGAGCCCCCCGGCGGTGCCAACTGCGAGGCGCCGACCGTGGCGATCGGATCGGTGCAGGGCGCCACGGATGTCTCTCCCGTGGTCGGCTCGACTGTCGAGCTCGAGGGCACCGTCGTCGGCGACTTCCAGACCGGCGGATTCGACGGGTACTACCTGCAGGACGCCGGAGACGGCAACGCCGCGACCTCCGACGGCATCTTCGTCTTCGCCTCCGGGGGCCTCGACGTCGCCCTCGGCGACCAGGTGCACGTCGTGGGCAAGGTCAGCGAGTTCTTCGGCATGACCGAGGTCACGGCCACCGGCGCCGCGATCTGCGCCACCGGCGGCGAGCTGCCCCCGGCCGCGCAGATCACGCTCCCCGCCGACCCCGCCGGCTACGAGGCCCTCGAGGGCATGCGGGTCACACTCCCGCAGTCGCTGAAGATCGAGGAGTACTTCGAGTTCGGGCGCTTCGGCACGGTCACGCTGGGCACCGAGCGCCACATGCAGCCGACCGCCGTCTACGACGCCGGTTCGCCCGAGGCGATCGCGCTCGCCGAGGCCAACGCCCGCGACACGATCACGCTCGACGACGGCCGCAGCCAGGAGAACCCCGACCCCGCGATCCACCCGAACGGTGAGGTCTTCACGCTCGCGAACACGTTCCGCGGTGGCGACCTCGTCGCCAATGCCACCGGCGTGCTCGACTACCGCTTCGACACGTGGGGCGTGCAGCCCACCGAAGGCGCCGACTTCACGTCGGTGAACCCGCGCCCCGCGGTGCCCGAGGTCGGTGGCACCACCACGGTGGCCAGCTTCAACGTGCTCAACTACTTCACGACGCTCAACGATCGCGGCGCCAACACCGCCGAGGAGTTCGAGCGGCAGGAGGCGAAGATCGTCAGCGCGATCTCGCAGCTCGACGCCGATGTCGTGGGGCTCATCGAGATCGAGAACAACGGCGGCACCGCCGTGAACACGCTCGTCGACGCCCTCAACGAGGTGATGGGCGCCGGCACCTACGACGCCATCGACACCGGCGTGGTGGGCACCGACGCGATCACGACGGCCTTCATCTACAAGCCCGCCGAGGTCGAGCCCGTGGGTCGCTTCGCGATCCTGGACACGAGCGTGGACCCCCGCTTCCTCGACGACTTCAACCGCCCGGCGCTCGCGCAGACGTACCGCGACCTCGAGACCGGCGGCGATGTGACCGTCGTCGTCAATCACCTGAAGTCGAAGGGCTCCGACTGCAATGCGGTCGGCGACCCCACCGACCCCATCGGGCAGGGCAACTGCAACGGCGTCCGCACGGCGGCGGCTGAAGCCCTCGTCGACTGGCTGGCCACGGGACCGACCGGCGCCGAGCCGGGCCGCGACCTGATCATCGGCGACCTGAACTCGTACGACAAGGAGGACCCGATCCAGGTCATCACCGGTGCGGGCTACACCGACCTCACCCTGCGGGACCAGGGCGAGTTCGCCTACTCATACGTCTTCGACGGCCAGCTGGGCTACCTCGACTACGCGCTCGCCGGCAGCGGCATCGCCGATGAGGTCACGAAGGCCGAGCACTGGAACATCAACTCCGACGAGCCGAGCCTCATCGACTACGACATGACGTTCAAGAAGCCGGCCCAGGACGCGCTGTTCGCGCCCGACCCCTTCCGGTCCAGCGACCACGACCCCGTGCTCATCGGCCTCGACCTGACGCCGCCCGACACGACCGCTCCCGAGCTCGTGCTCACGGCGACGCCCGACCGGATCTTCCCGCCCAACAACAAGTGGCGCACCGTCACGGTCGATGTCGAAGCGACGGATGACTCGGGCGGACCGGTCACGGTCGAGCTGGTGGACGCGCAGGCCGCCGGCCACAAGGCCGAGGTCCGTGTCGTCTCCGACACCGAGTTCCAGGTCGTCGCTCGCATCGGCGCGGAGTACACCTTCACCTATGAGGCCACCGACGCGAGCGGCAACACCGCCGCCCAGTCGGTCACGGTGCGAGTCGGTCCCTGA
- a CDS encoding substrate-binding domain-containing protein — protein MSAGAPEPRRAQRREREQRRRRSRRRWIVVAGALVLVLAAGGTATAVLLNGQGQPDEAGAATETPIGAEPVVFADDEPAAAPGAAPCTTVTVLSSLENSEMVARLVDGYNGQPRDVDGTCVTVVATKDKSGLAAEDAAANFQSIPEDQRPTVWIPDASSWIGLARNTGGGASVPAESASVGSSDIVLAMPQGLATAIGWDAEAPTWDDVFAASEDENAWSDLGHPEWGTFKLGKTSPLIASSGEAALLASYGSAAGSLADLTADQIEDPDITDEVRRHELSTSHYMATPEHFLWHARQSEDAGSVADFLSAVIVDEKSVWDYNRGITSRDGVTRVQSDPPEEQLVPIYPSDGFYEADNPAVVMTGTWVDDAETAAGRDFLRYTATKQGQQIVRESGYRDLNGELDPLVAEVGTLATDQTGALPFPSTRIIRASHEAFPDVRKRAEVLFLVDVSGSMEEPITGGKTKLAAAKDAITQALGHFTPGDNVGLAAFSAGDDGAITPGLVSPVADIGTGRAGFLKGLGALKPIEFTPLYSAVDTFVHERSEDWHADRINAIVLLSDGKNETLYPTISADQMLGGLKGHHDHNPVLVFTLAYGADADVATLQSISSATGAHYYDATDPTKVGDVLGDLVTSF, from the coding sequence GTGAGTGCCGGGGCCCCCGAGCCGCGCCGCGCGCAGCGCCGAGAGCGCGAGCAACGCCGCCGCCGTTCACGCAGGCGGTGGATCGTCGTCGCAGGCGCGCTCGTCCTGGTGCTCGCCGCAGGCGGCACCGCAACGGCAGTGCTGCTCAACGGCCAAGGCCAGCCCGATGAGGCGGGCGCAGCCACCGAAACGCCCATCGGAGCCGAGCCGGTGGTGTTCGCAGATGACGAGCCGGCTGCGGCGCCCGGCGCCGCGCCGTGCACGACCGTGACGGTGCTCTCCTCGCTCGAGAACTCCGAGATGGTCGCGCGTCTCGTCGACGGTTACAACGGGCAGCCTCGCGACGTCGATGGCACGTGCGTGACCGTCGTCGCGACGAAGGACAAGTCCGGACTGGCCGCCGAGGACGCTGCAGCCAACTTCCAGAGCATTCCCGAGGACCAGCGTCCGACGGTGTGGATCCCCGACGCCAGCTCGTGGATCGGGCTCGCCCGCAACACCGGCGGAGGAGCCAGCGTCCCCGCCGAGAGCGCGAGCGTCGGGTCATCCGACATCGTCCTCGCGATGCCGCAGGGGCTCGCGACGGCGATCGGCTGGGATGCGGAGGCCCCCACCTGGGACGACGTCTTCGCGGCGTCCGAGGATGAGAACGCCTGGAGCGATCTCGGCCACCCCGAGTGGGGCACGTTCAAGCTCGGCAAGACCAGCCCGCTCATCGCCAGCTCCGGCGAGGCGGCGCTCCTCGCCTCCTACGGCTCGGCCGCGGGCTCGCTCGCGGACCTGACCGCCGACCAGATCGAGGACCCCGACATCACCGACGAGGTGCGCCGGCATGAGCTCTCGACGAGCCACTACATGGCGACCCCCGAGCACTTCCTCTGGCACGCCCGCCAGTCCGAGGATGCCGGATCGGTCGCCGACTTCCTCTCGGCGGTGATCGTCGACGAGAAGTCGGTCTGGGACTACAACCGCGGCATCACGAGCCGCGACGGCGTCACGCGCGTGCAGAGCGATCCGCCCGAGGAGCAACTCGTGCCGATCTACCCGAGCGACGGCTTCTACGAGGCCGACAATCCGGCCGTGGTGATGACCGGCACCTGGGTCGACGATGCCGAGACCGCGGCCGGCCGGGACTTCCTGCGGTACACCGCGACCAAGCAGGGCCAGCAGATCGTGCGCGAGTCGGGATACCGCGACCTCAACGGCGAGCTCGACCCCCTCGTCGCCGAGGTCGGCACGCTCGCGACCGACCAGACCGGGGCGCTGCCCTTCCCGAGCACGCGGATCATCCGCGCGTCCCACGAGGCCTTCCCCGACGTGCGCAAGCGCGCCGAGGTGCTGTTCCTCGTCGACGTCTCGGGATCCATGGAAGAGCCGATCACCGGCGGGAAGACGAAGCTGGCCGCCGCCAAGGACGCGATCACGCAGGCGCTCGGTCACTTCACGCCCGGCGACAACGTCGGCCTCGCCGCGTTCTCGGCCGGGGACGACGGCGCCATCACTCCCGGACTCGTCAGTCCCGTGGCCGACATCGGCACCGGGCGAGCAGGATTCCTGAAGGGCCTTGGAGCCCTGAAGCCCATCGAGTTCACGCCGCTCTACTCGGCCGTCGACACCTTCGTGCATGAGCGTTCGGAAGACTGGCACGCCGATCGCATCAACGCCATCGTGCTGCTGAGCGACGGGAAGAACGAGACCCTGTATCCGACGATCTCCGCCGACCAGATGCTCGGAGGCCTCAAGGGCCACCACGACCACAACCCGGTGCTCGTCTTCACGCTCGCCTATGGCGCCGACGCCGACGTCGCGACGCTGCAGTCGATCTCCAGCGCGACCGGCGCCCACTACTACGACGCCACCGACCCGACCAAGGTCGGGGACGTCCTGGGCGACCTCGTCACGAGCTTCTGA
- a CDS encoding nucleoside deaminase → MDAPHASTFTASLPPWLVEELPGLAAAPPMSTPEQRVQLANRLADRNWRAGNGGPFAALVVDAASGALISVGVNVVLQENLSGVHAEMMALSLAQRRLGRWDLGADGEELELVVNWRPCVMCYGATMWAGVRSLVVAGEGAEVEQLTGFDEGPMPGDWSGEFERRGIRVSVGVGHDDALEVFRAFGASDAVVYNARGATGS, encoded by the coding sequence ATGGACGCACCGCACGCCTCCACCTTCACCGCATCGCTGCCCCCGTGGCTCGTCGAGGAGCTGCCCGGGCTCGCCGCGGCGCCGCCCATGAGCACGCCCGAGCAGCGGGTGCAGCTCGCCAATCGGCTCGCAGATCGCAACTGGCGGGCCGGCAACGGCGGTCCGTTCGCCGCGCTCGTCGTCGACGCGGCATCCGGTGCCCTCATCTCGGTCGGCGTGAACGTGGTGCTCCAGGAGAACCTGAGCGGGGTGCACGCCGAGATGATGGCGCTGAGCCTTGCGCAGCGTCGACTGGGCCGGTGGGATCTCGGCGCCGACGGCGAGGAACTCGAGCTCGTCGTCAACTGGCGACCGTGCGTGATGTGCTACGGCGCCACCATGTGGGCCGGCGTGCGGTCGCTCGTCGTCGCGGGCGAGGGGGCCGAGGTCGAACAGCTCACCGGGTTCGATGAGGGGCCGATGCCCGGGGACTGGTCGGGGGAGTTCGAGCGACGGGGCATCCGCGTGTCCGTCGGAGTGGGTCACGACGACGCGCTCGAGGTGTTCCGTGCCTTCGGCGCGTCGGACGCGGTCGTCTACAACGCGCGCGGGGCGACCGGCTCGTAG
- a CDS encoding MarR family winged helix-turn-helix transcriptional regulator, translating to MAEHGEPADHDGPRDHDDPSDGAGRRGGWGGPAGPGGHGGWGGPGGPGGWGGRGGWGGPGGRGGHAAIRVLMVLADHGPSSVSDLAAAVGVDQPRASRLVQAAVDAGHVRREVDPSDARRSILVITDAGRTALSTVLDHRRTAVEQALADFSPAEREEFARLLTRFAEAWRRG from the coding sequence GTGGCCGAACACGGCGAGCCCGCCGACCACGACGGCCCCCGCGACCACGACGACCCGTCTGACGGCGCTGGACGCCGCGGCGGCTGGGGTGGTCCGGCGGGCCCGGGCGGGCACGGCGGATGGGGCGGCCCGGGCGGTCCCGGCGGCTGGGGGGGACGGGGCGGATGGGGCGGCCCAGGTGGCCGGGGCGGTCATGCGGCGATCCGGGTGCTGATGGTGCTGGCCGATCACGGGCCGAGCTCCGTGAGCGATCTCGCCGCGGCGGTCGGCGTGGACCAGCCCCGCGCCAGCCGACTCGTGCAGGCCGCCGTCGACGCGGGCCACGTGCGACGCGAGGTGGACCCGAGCGACGCACGGCGCAGCATCCTGGTCATCACCGACGCCGGACGCACGGCGCTCTCGACCGTGCTCGATCATCGGCGCACCGCGGTCGAGCAGGCGCTCGCCGACTTCTCGCCGGCCGAGCGCGAGGAGTTCGCCCGCCTGCTCACCCGCTTCGCGGAGGCCTGGCGCCGCGGCTGA
- a CDS encoding ABC transporter ATP-binding protein, with protein sequence MTLTDPQGRPLGDPLGRPLGHPQPLTPVSDPVLEIKNLSVDYGYDGDPVHVLRQVSLTLGRGEVLGLAGESGCGKSTLAYAATRLLPPPGLITGGEVLFTDRDGRQTDILRLNDTQLRASRWQDLAIVFQGAMNSLNPVFRIGRQIADGIRAHRPEVSQKEALERSAELLELVGISPDRLRSYPHQLSGGMRQRVMIAMALALDPQVLIMDEPTTALDVVMQRQIVEQISDLRERLGFSVIFITHDVSLLIEIADRIAIMYAGEIVEDAAALDVYQRPRHPYSSALLHSFPPLRGPRRELTGIPGSPPDLSKLGGGCPFRDRCAFAFDACSEVNPELVHPNVEGDDPRRSVACLRHDPAAVRAVGEEPLPVPAELSLR encoded by the coding sequence ATGACGCTCACGGATCCGCAGGGCCGGCCGCTCGGCGACCCGCTCGGCCGGCCACTCGGCCACCCGCAGCCCCTCACGCCGGTGAGTGACCCCGTGCTCGAGATCAAGAACCTCTCGGTCGACTACGGCTACGACGGCGACCCCGTGCACGTGCTGCGCCAGGTGTCGCTCACACTCGGTCGCGGCGAGGTGCTCGGCCTCGCCGGCGAGTCGGGCTGCGGCAAGTCCACGCTCGCCTACGCGGCGACGCGGCTGCTCCCGCCGCCGGGGCTCATCACCGGCGGCGAGGTGCTCTTCACCGACCGCGACGGCCGGCAGACCGACATCCTGCGACTGAACGACACGCAGCTCCGCGCGTCGCGGTGGCAGGACCTCGCGATCGTCTTCCAGGGCGCGATGAACTCGCTCAACCCGGTGTTCCGCATCGGGCGGCAGATCGCCGATGGCATCCGCGCCCACCGCCCCGAGGTCTCGCAGAAGGAGGCGCTCGAGCGATCGGCCGAGCTCCTCGAGCTCGTGGGCATCTCGCCCGACCGCCTGCGGTCGTACCCGCACCAGCTGTCGGGCGGCATGCGCCAGCGCGTGATGATCGCGATGGCGCTGGCCCTCGATCCGCAGGTGCTCATCATGGACGAGCCCACGACCGCGCTCGACGTCGTGATGCAGCGGCAGATCGTGGAGCAGATCTCCGACCTGCGCGAGCGACTCGGCTTCTCGGTGATCTTCATCACCCACGACGTGTCGCTGCTCATCGAGATCGCCGACCGCATCGCCATCATGTACGCGGGCGAGATCGTCGAGGACGCGGCCGCGCTCGACGTGTACCAGCGGCCGCGGCATCCGTACTCGTCGGCCCTGCTGCACTCGTTCCCGCCGCTGCGCGGGCCTCGGCGCGAGCTCACCGGCATCCCCGGCTCGCCGCCCGACCTTTCGAAGCTCGGCGGCGGATGCCCCTTCCGCGACCGTTGCGCGTTCGCGTTCGACGCCTGCTCCGAGGTGAACCCCGAGCTCGTGCACCCGAACGTGGAAGGCGACGACCCGCGGCGCTCGGTCGCGTGCCTGCGCCACGATCCGGCCGCGGTGCGCGCGGTCGGCGAGGAGCCGCTGCCGGTGCCCGCGGAGCTGTCACTGCGCTGA
- a CDS encoding ABC transporter permease, with amino-acid sequence MTIDTSIVEEGEELARPSQAPATGVVSAAPRRSSRGPRKFLFLRNSKAIAGMVILAFFFLIAIIGPWIAPYDPSARSDDILQPPSWEHWFGTTHLGQDVFSQILVGTRGVIVVGFVAGIVATTIGVIVGVTAGYVGGLGDETLSVLANVFLVIPQLPLIILIAGQLPTVGGVTVALVIAITGWAWGARVLRAQTLSLRRRDFVEAARANGERTWRIITAEILPNLTAIIAAGFVGTVAFAVLSLITLSFIGIGNTGEWNWGTVLYQAQSQLALQRGAWWWFVPAGLCIALLGMSLTLINFGIDEFVNPRLRSTGLNAKSLRTRGIRPRIGFTPVVYEAKEDRA; translated from the coding sequence ATGACGATCGACACCAGCATCGTCGAAGAGGGCGAAGAGCTCGCGCGCCCGTCGCAGGCGCCCGCCACGGGCGTGGTCTCGGCGGCGCCGCGACGCTCGTCGCGGGGACCCCGCAAGTTCCTCTTCCTGCGCAACTCGAAGGCGATCGCCGGCATGGTGATCCTCGCGTTCTTCTTCCTCATCGCCATCATCGGCCCGTGGATCGCGCCCTACGACCCGAGCGCCCGCAGCGACGACATTCTGCAGCCGCCGTCGTGGGAGCACTGGTTCGGCACCACCCACCTCGGGCAGGACGTGTTCTCGCAGATCCTCGTCGGCACCCGCGGGGTCATCGTCGTCGGCTTCGTCGCCGGCATCGTCGCCACGACCATCGGCGTGATCGTCGGCGTCACTGCCGGCTACGTGGGCGGGCTCGGCGACGAGACCCTGTCGGTGCTCGCCAACGTGTTCCTCGTCATCCCGCAGCTGCCGCTCATCATCCTCATCGCCGGCCAGCTGCCGACGGTCGGCGGGGTCACCGTCGCGCTCGTGATCGCGATCACCGGCTGGGCGTGGGGAGCCAGGGTCCTGCGCGCCCAGACGCTGTCGTTGCGGCGGCGCGACTTCGTCGAGGCGGCTCGCGCCAACGGCGAGCGCACGTGGCGCATCATCACCGCCGAGATCCTGCCGAACCTCACGGCGATCATCGCGGCGGGCTTCGTCGGCACGGTGGCGTTCGCGGTGCTCTCGCTCATCACGCTCTCGTTCATCGGCATCGGCAACACCGGCGAGTGGAACTGGGGCACGGTGCTCTACCAGGCGCAGTCGCAGCTCGCGCTCCAGCGCGGCGCCTGGTGGTGGTTCGTGCCGGCCGGCCTCTGCATCGCACTGCTCGGGATGTCGCTGACCCTCATCAACTTCGGCATCGACGAGTTCGTCAACCCGCGCCTGCGCTCCACCGGCCTGAACGCGAAGTCGCTGCGCACGCGCGGCATCCGACCCCGCATCGGCTTCACGCCGGTCGTCTACGAGGCGAAGGAGGACCGCGCATGA